The region CATCACGAGGAGCCGCCTGATGTCCGACTTCGTACCCGGACTCGAAGGAGTCGTCGCGTTCGAGACGGAGATCGCCGAACCGGACAAGGAGGGCGGCGCACTCCGGTACCGGGGCGTCGATATCGAGGATCTGGTCGGCCACGTCTCCTTCGGAAACGTGTGGGGCCTCCTCGTCGACGGCGCCTTCAACCCCGGACTGCCGCCCGCCGAGCCGTTCCCGATCCCCGTCCACTCCGGCGACATCCGCGTCGACGTCCAGTCCGCGCTCGCCATGCTCGCCCCCGTCTGGGGCCTCAAACCCCTCCTCGACATCGACGAGGCCCAGGCCCGCGAGGATCTCGCCCGCGCCGCCGTCATGGCCCTCTCGTACGTCGCCCAGTCCGCCCGCGGCCAGGGTCGGCCCATGGTTCCGCAGAGCGAGATCGACAAGGCGCACTCCGTCGTCGAACGCTTCATGATCCGCTGGCGCGGCGAGCCCGACCCCAAGCACGTCGCGGCCGTGGACGCCTACTGGACGTCCGCCGCCGAGCACGGCATGAACGCGTCCACCTTCACCGCCCGTGTCATCGCGTCGACGGGCGCGGATGTCGCCGCCGCCCTCTCCGGCGCCGTCGGGGCCATGTCCGGGCCGCTGCACGGCGGCGCGCCCTCCCGCGTCCTCGGCATGATCGAGGAGATCGAGCGCACGGGCGACGCGGAGGCCTACGTCAAGAAGGCCCTCGACAAGGGCGAACGCCTGATGGGCTTCGGCCACCGCGTCTACCGCGCCGAGGACCCGCGCGCCCGTGTCCTGCGCCGCACCGCCCGCGAGCTAGGCGCCCCCCGCTTCGAGATCGCCGAGGCGCTGGAGAAGGCGGCCCTGGAGGAGCTCCACGCGCGCCGCCCGGACCGCGTCCTGGCGACGAACGTCGAGTTCTGGGCCGCGATCATGCTCGACTTCGCCGAGGTCCCGGCGCACATGTTCACATCGATGTTCACCTGCGCCCGTACGGCAGGCTGGTCGGCGCACATCCTGGAGCAGAAGCGCACGGGACGGCTCGTACGGCCGTCCGCGCACTATGTGGGCCCCGGCCCGCGCAGCCCCCAGGAGATCAAGGGCTACGAGGACATCGCGCACTGAGCGCACTGAGTGCGCTGAGTGCATTGAGCCCTCGAGCCCTCTGAGCCCACTCACCGGGTCTGCCGGTCATCACGCGGGGGTGAGCAGCTCCGCGTGATGACGGGTGGCGACCAGCGGGTGGGCCCGCAGCTTGCCCTTCAGC is a window of Streptomyces mirabilis DNA encoding:
- a CDS encoding citrate synthase 2, whose product is MSDFVPGLEGVVAFETEIAEPDKEGGALRYRGVDIEDLVGHVSFGNVWGLLVDGAFNPGLPPAEPFPIPVHSGDIRVDVQSALAMLAPVWGLKPLLDIDEAQAREDLARAAVMALSYVAQSARGQGRPMVPQSEIDKAHSVVERFMIRWRGEPDPKHVAAVDAYWTSAAEHGMNASTFTARVIASTGADVAAALSGAVGAMSGPLHGGAPSRVLGMIEEIERTGDAEAYVKKALDKGERLMGFGHRVYRAEDPRARVLRRTARELGAPRFEIAEALEKAALEELHARRPDRVLATNVEFWAAIMLDFAEVPAHMFTSMFTCARTAGWSAHILEQKRTGRLVRPSAHYVGPGPRSPQEIKGYEDIAH